Proteins encoded by one window of Epinephelus moara isolate mb chromosome 18, YSFRI_EMoa_1.0, whole genome shotgun sequence:
- the tmem205 gene encoding transmembrane protein 205 — MAAEGEPTDLVKVLHLLVLSFTWGMQVWVSFIGGFALVQQVSRHTFGLVQSKLFPVYFYCLLGSNFVSLAVYAVYHPKELLDWHETVQMALYFVALIMVGLNARWFGPAATEVMFQMRDVEKEHGLGDQVGLGSQKEGYAKLKEQDPKYRAYRRTFGRYHGLSNLCNLIGFLCTTVNLIYTALKLSTI, encoded by the exons ATGGCAGCAGAGGGGGAGCCCACAGACTTGGTCAAAGTGCTGCACCTTCTGGTGCTCTCGTTCACCTGGGGTATGCAGGTCTGGGTCTCCTTCATAGGAG GTTTTGCACTGGTGCAGCAGGTAAGTCGTCACACCTTCGGCCTGGTGCAGAGTAAACTCTTCCCTGTGTATTTCTACTGTCTGCTGGGGAGCAACTTCGTCAGCCTGGCTGTGTATGCTGTGTACCACCCAAAGGAGCTGCTGGACTGGCACGAAACTGTGCAG ATGGCTCTGTACTTTGTGGCGCTGATCATGGTCGGTCTGAACGCCCGGTGGTTCGGCCCAGCGGCCACTGAGGTGATGTTCCAGATGAGGGATGTGGAGAAGGAGCACGGTCTGGGGGACCAGGTCGGCCTGGGGAGTCAGAAAGAGGGTTATGCTAAGCTCAAAGAGCAGGACCCCAAGTACAGAGCCTACAGACGCACGTTTGGCCGCTACCACGGGTTGTCGAACCTCTGCAACCTGATCGGGTTCCTCTGCACCACCGTTAACTTGATCTACACAGCCCTGAAATTATCCACCATTTAG
- the elof1 gene encoding transcription elongation factor 1 homolog, which translates to MLQYPDEIEYTEHPPLQKTSLRYTTLEMGRRKSKRKPPPKKKMTGNLDVQFTCPFCNHEKSCDVKMERTRNTGIISCSVCLEEFQTPITYLSEPVDVYSDWIDACEAANQ; encoded by the exons ATGCTGCAGTACCCGGATGAAATCGAATACACAGAGCATCCTCCGCTGCAGAAGACATCCCTCCG ATATACAACATTAGAAATGGGGCGCAGGAAGTCAAAGAGAAAGCCACctccaaagaaaaaaatgacgGGTAACCTGGACGTCCAGTTCACCTGCCCGTTCTGCAACCACGAGAAGTCCTGCGATGTCAAAAT GGAACGAACCCGAAACACAGGAATTATATCGTGCAGTGTTTGCTTGGAGGAGTTCCAGACTCCTATAACCT ATCTGTCGGAGCCAGTGGATGTTTACAGTGATTGGATCGATGCCTGTGAAGCAGCCAATCAATAG